Below is a window of Clostridium sp. JN-1 DNA.
TGCTTTTAAAAAGAATAAAGATATTAAAAAACCTTTTGAAGTTTATAAGAATCATACATGGACATGGATTATTACTGTAGTGGTTATATTTACTATAGGATTTGCTAACTTTTTTACAATAATAGAACCGGCAGTACGTGGAGATTTGAAGGATACAATATGGATGATTGTAGGTCCAGTATTCTTTACTGTAATTGCTTTATTTATATATGGATCATATGAAAAGAAACAAAAAAGAGAATTACAATAATATCTTTAACCCAGCATTTTTAAAAGTGCTGGGTAAAATTATATGATTTGATTAACTATTTATAAGCATATTTATTGGACTAGTTGGTCCTAAAAGGTTCCTTATTTTATTGTATGGTAATTCAATTTTAAAAAGTCCGTAGTAGTATGGAGTGTATTCGTAAACTTGATAATAAAGTACTAAAGAATTGGGAGTTAAGTAGTACTGCTGATCTTGGGTTACTCCTTTGTATTCATTTATTAATGTAATATTATTATCCTTTATATATTGCTTAGCAAGTTCATTTAAAAAGCCTATATAATAAATTCTGGGGTTGAATAAATCACTAAAGTTATACACTTGTCCTGTTTTTACATTCAATGTTATTGAAGAATAAGCTGTAAATCCATGAGCAGCCTTATTTATATAAGTGTACATACTAAATAATATACTTAAAAGATTGTTCTTATTTAACATTACATCATAAGTACCTAAAACTTCATTAAAATCAACTTCTTCTGGAAGCAAAACTTGAGAAGTAAAAAGTTTACCTACCTCATTTATGATAGACGAGTTTATTTTATTTATTATTTCGCTGTTATTAGAATTTGTGATGAATGGATATTTTATAGTAAATTTTTCAGGTTTTATATTTGCTTCATTTAAGGGAACAGCATTAATTAGTTCACTTCTAGAAAGGCAGCTGATAAATGGACAACTGAATTTTAAAAGATTATAATCATAAAACATTTACAATTCCTTTCAATAATAATTTCTATAGTATAATCTATTTTATTAATAATACTATTATTCTTATTAGTTGGTGAAATTTTTAAATTTATATAATAAACCATAATGTCTGCTAAAAATGAGCTTATTACGGTTCTTAAATAGTTGAAGAAACAGCTTCATCAACGGAGGATATAAGTACTGTTTCAGAATCAATTAATGAGATAGCAGGATCAAATAATAAAGGTGCTGCTGAGACTAGTGAATCCGCAGATAAAATATCAAAAATTAAAAATGATTCGGATGATGTTAAAAATCAAATATGCAATTTAACGAATGATATTGAGTATTTAAATGGTCTTATATCATAATTTAAAATATAATTAAAAAAATAACCGACTATACATATAGTGTTGTCGGTTATTTTTGATTGAGAAGAACTACTAGAAATATCTACAAAAATTTAATGCTTCTTACAACCTGGGCAGCTGCAATCGCAGCCACCGCCATTTTTATGAGATTTATAAGTTTTATATCCTGAAAATCCGATTAAGCCAAATAGAACTACGCAAACTATAAAGGTTGCCATTTATACTACCTCCCTTTGATCTATGGATTTATCAAATTCGACTACGTTCTCCGTAGGTTTTCTAAATAACATGTACAATAATCCTGCAAGTAATATTATAGCGACAATAGTTCCTATACCAAAGCTCCCTCCTGAGAGAACAGAGCCAAATTGATATACCATAAGTGATACTATATAAGCAAATATTGTTTGATATCCTACTGAAAATGCAAGCCATTTTTTTGAACCAAGTTCTGTACGAGTCGCTCCGATTGCCGCGAAGCAAGGTGCACATAGTAAGTTAAACATAAGGAATGTGTATGCTGAAAGTGGTGTAAAGGCTGCATGAAGTTGACTCCATATTTCAGCACCATTTTCAGAAACACTTGCTGCCCCGTAGAGTATACCGAAAGTTCCAACTACATTTTCTTTTGCAATTAATCCAGTTACAGTTGCAACTGCATCTTTCCAGTGTCCCCAACCAAGAGGCGCGAATATAGGTGCAATTACATTTCCAATGTCTGCAAGCATTGATTTTTCAAGATCTACCATTTCGAGATTCCAAGTGAAAGAACTTAGGAACCAAACTAAAGTGGTTGCAAATAGTATTACAGTTCCTGCTTTTTTCATAAATGCTTTTGAACGTTCCAAAACATGGAGTAAAACTCCTTTTGCACTAGGGACATGGTACGCTGGAAGTTCCATTACAAATGGAGCTGGATTTCCAGAGAATAATTTAGTCTTCTTAAGAATAATTCCTGATATAATAATTGCAGATATTCCAACGAAATAAGCTGAAGGTGCAATCCATATTGATCCCGGGAACAAAGCACCAGCCATTAAAGCTATAATAGGGAGTTTAGCACTACATGGTATAAATGTTGTAACAATGACTGTCATTTTTCTATCATGATCATTTTCAATTGTACGAGTTGACATGATTCCAGGGACACCGCATCCAGTTCCTATAAGTATTGGAATGAATGATTTTCCAGACAATCCAAATTTTCTAAAAATCCTGTCCATGATAAAAGCTATACGTGCCATATATCCGCAGTCTTCTAAGATACCAAGACATAAGAATAATACCATCATTTGAGGAAGAAAACCAATTACAGCACCTATACCAGCTACTATACCATTTATAATGAAAGAATTTAACCAATCAGCAGTACCTATTGTGTTTAAAAACCATTGAACATTGTTAGGAACAAAATTGCCAAATAGGTTGTCATTTATCCAGTCTGTACCCGCAGTTCCAATGGTTGAAATAGATAAGTAATATACTAGAAACATTACTAATACAAAAATTGGCAGCCCTAAAAATCTATTAGTGACAATTCTATCTATTTTATCAGAGGTTGAAAGTCCTGATGTATTTTTTTTATGTACAGATTTTTTTATAAGTCCCGATATATAAGTATAACGTTCATTTGTAATCAAGCTTTCACTGTCATCATCAAATTTCTTTTCACAAACTGAAATTATACTATCAATCTGTTTTTTATCATTTTGTGAAAGAGATATTTGATCTTCTACCTTTTCATCATGTTCAAATAATTTTATTGAAAACCATCTAGCATTTGTTTCATCTGTCTTTTCATGAATTACAGTTTGTATTTTTGATAGTGCATTTTCAATATCTTCTGAAAAGATGCTTTTCTGTGAAATTATACTTTTTTCTTTTGCAAGTTTTATAGCACTAGTAACTACTTCTTTTGAACCAATACTTTTTATTGCCGAAGTTTCAACAATCTCGCAGCCAAGCTCTTGCTTAAGCTTCTTAGTATCTATAGTATCGCCATTTTTTCTGATTACATCTATCATGTTTAAAGCCATTACAACAGGAACACCTATTTCGGTAAGCTGTGTGGTTAAATATAGATTCCTTTCAATATTTGTAGCATCAACAATATCAATGATTACATCTGGCTTTTCATTAATTAAATAATTTCTTGAAACAACTTCTTCTAGTGTGTATGGCGAAAGGGAATATACACCAGGTAAATCTTGAATTATAATATCCTTATTCCATTTGAGTTTACCTTCTTTTTTCTCTACAGTAACGCCAGGCCAATTTCCAACATATTGAGAACTGCCAGTCAGCCCGTTAAACATAGTCGTCTTACCACAGTTTGGATTACCGGCAAGAGCAATTTTAATTGACATTTATATACCTCCTATTGGCATCTAAGCCTTAAATCTTAAGATAAATCTTAGCTGACCTCAATCATCAATGCATCTTCTTTACGCAGACTGAGTTCATAACCTCTTACTGTAATTTCTACAGGATCACCGAGAGGTGCCACTTTTCTTACATATACATCAGTACCTTTAGTGATTCCCATATCCATGAATCTCCTTTTTACAGCACCATGCCCATGAAGTTTAATTACAGTAACTGTGTCACCACATTCTACATTTTTAAGTGTTTTCATACAAAATCTATCTCCTTTCTAAAATGGTATTTTATATTTATACCATAATTCTATTTGCCATTGATTTGCTTAAGGCAATACGAGCATCTTTTACATTAACAATTAAATTTCCTGCAAGTTCAGCGACTACAGTAACAGCTTCACCTGCAACAAAACCAAGATGCTCAAGATGACACTTTGTATTGTCATTTCCTACAATATTTTTTATGCTATTTGTCTCTCCAATTCTCAACATAGTAAGTGGTATCATAAATTCCTCCT
It encodes the following:
- a CDS encoding RsiV family protein, producing MFYDYNLLKFSCPFISCLSRSELINAVPLNEANIKPEKFTIKYPFITNSNNSEIINKINSSIINEVGKLFTSQVLLPEEVDFNEVLGTYDVMLNKNNLLSILFSMYTYINKAAHGFTAYSSITLNVKTGQVYNFSDLFNPRIYYIGFLNELAKQYIKDNNITLINEYKGVTQDQQYYLTPNSLVLYYQVYEYTPYYYGLFKIELPYNKIRNLLGPTSPINMLINS
- a CDS encoding FeoB-associated Cys-rich membrane protein — encoded protein: MATFIVCVVLFGLIGFSGYKTYKSHKNGGGCDCSCPGCKKH
- the feoB gene encoding ferrous iron transport protein B encodes the protein MSIKIALAGNPNCGKTTMFNGLTGSSQYVGNWPGVTVEKKEGKLKWNKDIIIQDLPGVYSLSPYTLEEVVSRNYLINEKPDVIIDIVDATNIERNLYLTTQLTEIGVPVVMALNMIDVIRKNGDTIDTKKLKQELGCEIVETSAIKSIGSKEVVTSAIKLAKEKSIISQKSIFSEDIENALSKIQTVIHEKTDETNARWFSIKLFEHDEKVEDQISLSQNDKKQIDSIISVCEKKFDDDSESLITNERYTYISGLIKKSVHKKNTSGLSTSDKIDRIVTNRFLGLPIFVLVMFLVYYLSISTIGTAGTDWINDNLFGNFVPNNVQWFLNTIGTADWLNSFIINGIVAGIGAVIGFLPQMMVLFLCLGILEDCGYMARIAFIMDRIFRKFGLSGKSFIPILIGTGCGVPGIMSTRTIENDHDRKMTVIVTTFIPCSAKLPIIALMAGALFPGSIWIAPSAYFVGISAIIISGIILKKTKLFSGNPAPFVMELPAYHVPSAKGVLLHVLERSKAFMKKAGTVILFATTLVWFLSSFTWNLEMVDLEKSMLADIGNVIAPIFAPLGWGHWKDAVATVTGLIAKENVVGTFGILYGAASVSENGAEIWSQLHAAFTPLSAYTFLMFNLLCAPCFAAIGATRTELGSKKWLAFSVGYQTIFAYIVSLMVYQFGSVLSGGSFGIGTIVAIILLAGLLYMLFRKPTENVVEFDKSIDQREVV
- a CDS encoding FeoA family protein, with product MKTLKNVECGDTVTVIKLHGHGAVKRRFMDMGITKGTDVYVRKVAPLGDPVEITVRGYELSLRKEDALMIEVS
- a CDS encoding FeoA family protein, with amino-acid sequence MPLTMLRIGETNSIKNIVGNDNTKCHLEHLGFVAGEAVTVVAELAGNLIVNVKDARIALSKSMANRIMV